The Pseudomonas kermanshahensis genome includes a window with the following:
- a CDS encoding DUF6162 family protein has protein sequence MNRAQVVRPAGAGHETLYVLLVSLLIVVLAATVVMLRGEREDEQTIASHQIDARRDLTPAEQGLYTDLRVAFDEIQLLREETAAVPSVQALADDGLPPFVVDAGSQSRGGHQWSWLATGAYLGRSQAPQVAGSLLLILPDDSTGQPDVWLRRDSAAVTPDDLGHAALIAAGWQQVVSHYDAGVTREHRH, from the coding sequence ATGAACCGCGCCCAGGTAGTCCGCCCGGCCGGCGCCGGCCACGAAACCCTGTACGTGCTGCTGGTCAGCCTGCTGATCGTGGTGCTTGCCGCCACGGTGGTGATGCTGCGTGGCGAACGCGAGGACGAACAGACCATCGCCAGCCACCAGATCGACGCCCGCCGCGACCTGACCCCCGCCGAACAAGGCCTGTACACCGACCTGCGCGTGGCCTTCGACGAGATCCAGTTGCTGCGCGAGGAAACCGCCGCCGTGCCCAGCGTACAAGCCCTGGCCGACGACGGCTTGCCACCTTTTGTGGTCGATGCGGGCAGCCAGAGCCGCGGTGGCCACCAGTGGTCGTGGCTGGCAACTGGCGCCTACCTGGGCCGCAGCCAGGCCCCTCAGGTGGCCGGCAGCCTGCTGCTGATTCTGCCTGACGACAGCACTGGCCAGCCGGATGTGTGGCTACGCCGCGACAGCGCCGCCGTTACGCCGGACGACCTGGGCCACGCCGCCCTGATCGCCGCCGGCTGGCAACAGGTGGTCAGCCACTACGACGCCGGGGTCACCCGCGAACACCGTCACTGA
- a CDS encoding metal ABC transporter ATP-binding protein has product MTAAAHLAAANGPRIEFAGIDLTLGRTRILEQVSFSVAAGSVHAIVGPNGGGKSSLIKTLLGQMPHQGQLTLHWPSPHEVIGYVPQALEFDRGLPMTVDDFMAAMCQRRPAFLGLSRRLQPAIDAALARVGMLDKRKRRMGALSGGERQRVLLAQGLIPEPQLLVLDEPMSALDEAGIQVFEQLLHSWRQAGTTVLWIEHDLEAVLRLADRVTGLSRQVLFDAPPAQALTPERLLGLFSVHPRSESLAS; this is encoded by the coding sequence ATGACCGCCGCCGCCCACCTCGCCGCGGCCAATGGCCCGCGCATCGAGTTTGCCGGCATCGACCTGACCTTGGGCCGCACCCGCATTCTCGAACAGGTCAGCTTCAGCGTGGCGGCCGGCAGCGTGCATGCGATCGTCGGCCCCAATGGCGGCGGCAAAAGCTCGCTGATCAAGACCTTGCTCGGGCAGATGCCGCACCAGGGCCAACTGACCCTGCACTGGCCGAGCCCCCACGAAGTGATCGGCTACGTGCCCCAGGCGCTGGAGTTCGACCGTGGCCTGCCGATGACCGTGGACGACTTCATGGCCGCCATGTGCCAGCGCCGGCCCGCCTTCCTCGGCCTGTCACGCCGCCTGCAACCGGCCATCGATGCCGCGTTGGCCCGGGTCGGCATGCTCGACAAGCGCAAGCGGCGCATGGGCGCGCTGTCCGGCGGTGAACGCCAACGGGTGCTGCTGGCCCAGGGGCTGATTCCCGAGCCGCAACTGCTGGTGCTGGATGAACCCATGTCGGCCCTCGACGAAGCGGGCATTCAGGTGTTCGAGCAGCTGCTGCACAGCTGGCGCCAGGCTGGCACCACCGTGTTGTGGATCGAGCACGACCTGGAGGCCGTGCTGCGCCTGGCCGACCGGGTCACTGGCCTGAGCCGCCAGGTGCTGTTCGACGCCCCACCCGCACAGGCCCTGACCCCAGAGCGCCTGCTTGGCCTGTTCTCCGTTCACCCGCGCAGCGAGAGCCTTGCCTCATGA
- a CDS encoding PepSY-associated TM helix domain-containing protein: MAKSPKKSKSKLWFLVHSWLALPIWFFVLIVCFTGMLAVVSQEIVWLANPDVRASKPDGDAERLSYQQVLDALHKAEPDMAVESLRQPDGSHFALTADVTFPDGTSPTLYVNPYTGAIQGKSPDFNFEGFTRALHGWWLVPFTNGFSWGWYLVSILGLPMLASLVTGLVVYKKFWKGFFKPVRTGHGSRIFWGDLHRLAGVWSIWFIAVISITGTWFLIQAILFDNNISISSRPIVPVIAREDVPQTADGSQAPRIDVDEAARIAGLAIPGLEISSVSLPATAYSHVTLGGRGWYPLMFQSAAVNPYTSNVDSQFLISDRSALEFVTESMRPLHTGDFGGLAIKLIWFFFGLVLTLMVFSGLLIWTKRTAQATAAALKRSERAPRAASRETTVEIRP; this comes from the coding sequence CAGCCAGGAGATTGTCTGGCTGGCCAACCCGGACGTGCGCGCCAGCAAGCCTGACGGCGATGCCGAACGCCTGAGTTACCAGCAGGTGCTCGATGCCCTGCACAAGGCCGAGCCGGACATGGCCGTTGAGTCGCTGAGGCAGCCGGATGGCTCGCACTTCGCCCTGACCGCCGATGTGACCTTCCCCGACGGCACCAGCCCAACGCTCTACGTCAACCCGTACACCGGGGCCATCCAGGGCAAGAGCCCGGACTTCAACTTCGAAGGCTTCACCCGCGCCTTGCATGGCTGGTGGCTGGTGCCCTTCACCAATGGCTTCAGCTGGGGTTGGTACCTGGTCTCGATACTCGGCCTGCCGATGCTGGCCTCGCTGGTCACAGGCCTGGTGGTCTACAAGAAATTCTGGAAGGGCTTCTTCAAGCCCGTTCGCACCGGCCATGGCTCGCGCATCTTCTGGGGTGACCTGCACCGGCTGGCCGGGGTTTGGTCGATCTGGTTCATCGCGGTCATTTCCATTACCGGTACCTGGTTCCTGATCCAGGCGATTTTGTTCGACAACAACATCAGCATCTCCAGCCGACCTATCGTGCCGGTCATCGCCCGTGAGGATGTGCCGCAGACAGCCGATGGCAGCCAGGCACCGCGCATCGATGTGGATGAAGCGGCGCGCATCGCCGGCTTGGCGATCCCGGGCCTGGAGATCAGCTCCGTCTCACTGCCGGCTACTGCCTACAGCCATGTCACCCTGGGTGGCCGCGGCTGGTACCCGCTGATGTTCCAGTCGGCCGCCGTCAACCCCTACACCAGCAACGTCGACAGCCAGTTCCTGATCAGCGACCGCTCTGCCCTGGAGTTCGTCACCGAGTCCATGCGCCCCCTGCACACCGGCGACTTTGGCGGCCTGGCGATCAAGCTGATCTGGTTCTTCTTTGGCCTGGTCCTCACCCTGATGGTGTTCAGCGGCCTGTTGATCTGGACCAAACGCACCGCCCAGGCGACCGCCGCCGCCCTCAAGCGCAGCGAGCGTGCGCCACGCGCGGCCAGCCGTGAAACCACCGTGGAGATCCGCCCATGA
- a CDS encoding metal ABC transporter substrate-binding protein encodes MFRSALALLLALALPALALADNGKPLRIGITLHPYYSYVSNIVGDKAEVVPLIPAGFNPHAYEPRAEDIKRIGTLDVVVLNGVGHDDFADRMIAASEKPGIATIEANQNVPLLAATGIAARGAGKVVNPHTFLSISTTIAQVNNIARELGKLDPDNAKLYTQNARAYAKRLRALRAEALAKVTEAPSATFRVATIHAAYDYLVRDFGLEVTAVVEPAHGIEPSPAQLKKTIDQLKALDVKVIFSEMDFPSAYVETIQRESGVRLYPLTHISYGDYTKEKYEVEMKRNLDTVVRAIQENRA; translated from the coding sequence ATGTTCCGCTCCGCCCTCGCCCTGCTCCTGGCCCTTGCCCTGCCGGCACTGGCCCTGGCCGATAACGGCAAGCCCCTGCGCATCGGCATTACCCTGCACCCGTATTACAGCTACGTCAGCAACATTGTCGGTGACAAGGCCGAAGTGGTGCCGCTGATCCCGGCGGGCTTCAACCCGCATGCCTACGAGCCGCGCGCGGAGGACATCAAACGCATCGGCACGCTGGACGTGGTGGTGCTCAACGGCGTGGGCCATGACGACTTCGCAGACCGCATGATCGCGGCCAGCGAAAAACCCGGCATCGCCACCATCGAGGCCAACCAGAATGTGCCGTTGCTGGCCGCCACCGGCATCGCCGCGCGTGGCGCCGGCAAGGTGGTCAACCCACACACCTTCCTGTCGATCAGCACCACCATCGCCCAGGTCAACAACATTGCCCGCGAATTGGGCAAGCTCGACCCGGACAACGCCAAGCTCTACACGCAAAATGCCCGCGCCTATGCCAAACGCCTACGCGCCCTGCGCGCCGAGGCCCTGGCCAAGGTCACCGAAGCGCCCAGCGCGACCTTCCGCGTGGCGACCATCCATGCGGCCTACGACTACCTGGTGCGTGACTTTGGCCTGGAGGTCACTGCTGTGGTCGAACCGGCGCACGGCATCGAGCCAAGCCCGGCCCAGCTGAAAAAGACCATCGACCAGCTCAAGGCGCTGGACGTGAAGGTGATCTTCTCGGAGATGGACTTCCCGTCCGCCTATGTCGAGACCATTCAGCGCGAATCGGGCGTGCGCCTGTACCCGCTGACGCACATTTCCTACGGTGACTACACCAAGGAAAAGTACGAAGTGGAGATGAAGCGCAACCTCGACACCGTGGTCCGCGCCATCCAGGAGAACCGCGCATGA
- a CDS encoding metal ABC transporter permease — translation MSFEAFRQLVQEWANTGYLPEALAYGFVVNALLAGLMIGPVLGGLGTLVVVKRFAFFSEAVGHAALTGVAIGILLGEPYTGPYGSLFGYCLLFGILLNFLRNRTGLSPDTLIGVFLSVSLALGASLLLMLAGKINVHILENVLFGSVLTVSAQDLVVLGIVAVLVLALALPLYNRIMLASFNPQLAAVRGVAVKTLDYLFVVLVTLVTVASVKVIGAILVGALLVIPAAAARLVSQSLKGFFFISVLIATLSTLLGILLPIVCDLPVPSGAAIILVAGICFALAALARALVPRLQGNPA, via the coding sequence ATGAGTTTTGAAGCATTTCGCCAACTGGTCCAAGAATGGGCCAACACCGGCTACCTGCCCGAGGCGCTGGCCTACGGGTTTGTGGTCAATGCCCTGTTGGCCGGCCTGATGATCGGCCCGGTGCTGGGCGGCCTGGGCACCCTGGTGGTGGTCAAGCGCTTTGCCTTCTTCTCCGAGGCGGTTGGCCATGCCGCGCTCACGGGGGTTGCCATCGGCATCCTGCTGGGCGAGCCGTATACCGGCCCTTATGGCAGCCTGTTTGGTTACTGCCTGCTGTTCGGCATCCTGCTCAACTTCCTGCGTAACCGCACCGGGTTGTCACCGGATACGCTGATCGGCGTGTTCTTGTCGGTGTCCCTGGCCCTGGGCGCAAGCCTGCTGCTGATGCTGGCGGGCAAGATCAACGTGCACATCCTCGAGAACGTGCTGTTCGGCTCGGTGCTGACGGTCAGCGCCCAGGACCTGGTGGTGCTGGGTATCGTCGCGGTGCTGGTGCTGGCGCTGGCCTTGCCGCTGTACAACCGCATCATGCTGGCCAGTTTCAACCCGCAATTGGCGGCGGTACGCGGGGTGGCGGTGAAGACCCTGGACTACCTGTTCGTGGTGCTGGTGACCCTGGTCACGGTGGCGTCGGTGAAGGTGATCGGGGCGATTCTGGTCGGTGCGCTGCTGGTGATTCCGGCGGCTGCGGCACGCCTGGTCAGCCAGTCGCTCAAGGGCTTTTTCTTTATCTCGGTGCTGATCGCCACGCTGAGCACCCTGCTCGGCATCTTGTTGCCGATCGTTTGCGACCTGCCGGTACCTTCCGGCGCTGCGATCATCCTGGTCGCCGGCATCTGCTTCGCACTGGCCGCGCTGGCCCGTGCGCTTGTTCCACGCCTGCAAGGAAACCCGGCATGA